Part of the Moorella sp. E308F genome, TATCTCCTGTCGGGTTATTCCTATGGCGTGCGCCGGGCTGCCTCATACAAGGGCAAAGAAGAACAGGCATAGAACCATCTTGCCAAGGGGGTATGGGCTTAAATGGCCGAATTAGTAAAAAATAACGGGGAAATCCTTTACATCTACGATGCCAAGATGTGCAATCCTAACGGGGATCCCGACGATGAAAACCGCCCCCGTATGGACTATGAGCGGGAACGCAATCTAGTAAGCGATGTCCGCCTCAAGCGGTACATAAGGGATTACTTACAGGATAAGTTTAAAGATAAGGAACAGCAAATTTATATTACCAAGGCTGAGGGCGTGGTCAACGCCACCGAACGCCTCAAAGTTATTCTGGGCAAGAATAAAGTAGGACAGGAGGACATACCGGCCTTATCGGAGAAGCTTATAGACGTGCGGCTCTTCGGTGCTACTATGCCCATCAAAGCCGATGGCGGCAGAATAGGTTCTTCCCTGACTTTCATAGGACCAGTGCAGTTCAACTGGGGATACTCCCTTAACCGCGCTACACTGGTGGATTCCGTAAGCATTACTTCCCAGTTTGCTGCCGAAAGCGGTAAGGAGCAGGGCACCATAGGTAAAGATTACCGGGTATATTATTCCCTTATTGCCTTTCATGGCATTATAAGCGCCCGCCGGGCGGAGAAGACGGGCTTGACCGAAGCCGATATTGCTTTGCTGGATGAAGCCCTCCTCAAGGCCATCCCGTTGCTGGCTACCAGGAGCAAGATCGGCCAGTACCCGCGGCTTTACCTCCGCCTGGAATACAGGGATGCCGATACCTTCTGTGGAGACCTGCGTGAATATTTAAGCCTGGAGGAGACTACGGGTTTAAGGGAAATTAGCGATGTGAAGCTGCGTCTTGATGGAATGGCTGACTGCTTAAAAAGCATAGCTCCCCGAGTCGCTCGGGTATATTGCTGGCAGCACGAACACCTCTGCACGCTGTACCAGGGACAAAAAGTGAGGCTTCCTTTGTGGTTAGAAGGAGTGATAGGTAAGGGCAGAGTTCAGGTATTGCAGGCCTGAAACAGGAAGGAACGACGGCTTATGCAGGACATAGTGGTTTTCGACCTGGTCGGTCCCATGGCACATTTCCGTAAATTTTATACCAATTCCTCCTCCCTCTCCTATGCTTTTCCCCCCAGAACAGCCTTGATGGGGATAGTCGCTGCTATCTTAGGGTGGGAGCGGGATTCCTATTATGACTTACTGTCGCCCGCTAAGGCTCGCTTGGCTGCGGCCATCAAGGCGCCGGTGCGGAA contains:
- the cas7b gene encoding type I-B CRISPR-associated protein Cas7/Csh2, producing MAELVKNNGEILYIYDAKMCNPNGDPDDENRPRMDYERERNLVSDVRLKRYIRDYLQDKFKDKEQQIYITKAEGVVNATERLKVILGKNKVGQEDIPALSEKLIDVRLFGATMPIKADGGRIGSSLTFIGPVQFNWGYSLNRATLVDSVSITSQFAAESGKEQGTIGKDYRVYYSLIAFHGIISARRAEKTGLTEADIALLDEALLKAIPLLATRSKIGQYPRLYLRLEYRDADTFCGDLREYLSLEETTGLREISDVKLRLDGMADCLKSIAPRVARVYCWQHEHLCTLYQGQKVRLPLWLEGVIGKGRVQVLQA